Part of the Hydrogenimonas thermophila genome, TGCACTACTGGCATTTACAACAAATGCTCTAATTATTTCACCACCTACCCAAGATAGCGAATTGATTCGTGCAGCGTTAGAGTCATTTAATCGTGAATTTATTTTGACTCACGGTACATCTTTAAAATCACTGCTTGAAATGGTGGCAAAAATGAGTGGTGAAAATAAAGAGTTGGTGGTTTTTAGCGATGGGGGTGACAGTGAGGATGTTGGAGAGTTGATCAAGATTGCTCAAAATAACAATATCCGCATATATGGAGTTGCTTGTGCAACAAAAGATGGAAGTAAAATTCGCGGTTGTAATGGCTGGTTAAAAGATGAGTCAGGAAGATTGGTTGTTTCAGTTCTTAACCCGCAGCTTGAAATATTAAGTCTTAAAACCGGGGGAGCATTGATCGATGAAAATACTCCTGACAAAATAGCTCAGGCAATTATTGAAAATGTAGAAGCTGTAAGGTTAAAAAAAGATAATGAAGAAGTAAGGTATAGAGAGCTTTTTTGGATACCACTACTATTTGGAATATTTTTCTTTTTATTAGGAACTATTTCTATAAAAACTTTTATAGTTGAAAAAGTAGGTTATAATATAAAAAAATGAGAAGAAAAAGAAATATTAAATGGAATTTGAATTTGATGAGAATAAAAGTAAAATCAATAAAATAAAACACGGTATAGATTTTATAGAAGCTCAAAAATTATGGGAACAGAGTGATTTTATATTTTTCCCTGCAAAAGAGGTAAATGGAGAAGAAAGATATCTATTGTCAGCATTTTTACAAGATAAATGCTGGAGCGCAATATTTACTATTAGAGATGGTAAAATAAGAATTATCAGTGTTAGAAGATGTAGAAAAAACGAAAAGGAGAGAATAAAACTATGATAACAACCAAAGAGTTTGATCAAATGTTTGATAATAAAGAAGATATTAGTAAGTATATAGACTATAACTCTCCACTTACAAAAGAAGATCTTATAAAAATGCTTGAAAAAAGAAAAAATGAACAGCTAACTATAGAGATAACAAAAGAGTTAAAAGATAAACTTGAAGAGAAAGCAAAGAAACTTGGATTAAAAATACAAGATGTAGCAAAAGTACTTCTAGCAAAAGAATTAGGTTTAATTTAATATTAACATTGTGAAAACTTTCAATCAAAAGATTTTAATGCCTTTACTTCTCTTAATAGGCATCAATCTTGAAGCAGGTCTATTAGAACTTTACAAGCTTCAGCAAGGTTACATTGCTTACCAAAACAGAGATTATAAAGAGGCTAAAGAGAAATTTTTAGCTATAAATCCGCCTCTTTTAGAGAGTAGGTATGCATTGGCAAACAGTTACTATCGTCTTGGAGCATATAAATTAGCTGGGCGACTCTACTTAAAATGCAAATCTAAAAACCCTGTTATTAAACAGAGAATCTTTTACAATCTTGGAAACTGTGCTTTTAAACTAGGTCGTTATAAAAGTGCTAAAGCATACTACATTAAAGCACTTCAGATAGGTTTTGATGAAGATGCCATAACAAATTTACAAAAAGTTCTTTTTCTTGAAGAGCAAAAGAAAAAGCGTATTGAGGCTAAAGCAAACAAAAAAGTTAAAGCGCAGTCGCAAAGTGGAAGTTCTGATCAAAAGCTTGAAAGTAAAAGTAAAAAGGCACTCTCTAAAAATCAAAGTAAAATGGGTGAAGGCAGTGGTACTTCAAAAGCAACCAAGTTAACCCAAATCAATAAAAATAGAAGCACTCACGAGAGTGTTAAACGACATCCGTTAAGTTCAAAAGTATATGAGATGATAAATAAAGGTTACATAAATGAAGAAAAACCCTGGTAATTTTGCATTTTTTCAGATACTCTTTTTGGTCTTGCCGCTATTACTCTTTGCAAAGGCAGATTTTAAGTATGAGCTTCATTTAAACAAGCATACAGCTTTTGTTAATGAGCCTATTTTTCTTACATTTAAAGTTTGGCAGACTGATCCTAAAAAGATTATGTTTTTTGAGTTTGCACCTGTTGAAGATAAATCAACTTTTGAATTGAAACTTCTTAGGCAAAAAAGTAACAAATCTCTTAATGGAACCTCTGTTACATTTGAGTACCTTATTTTCCCTAAAAAGCCTGGTAAAACTCTTTTAAATCTCTTCTTTTTAGTTAAACGTACAAGTGAAGAGAGGCTTGCTACCAACAATACAGGTGAGCCTGTTAAAGCAAAAGCAATCGATACAACAGATACACGTGAAGTGATTAAACCATTAAAACTAAATATTAAACCTTTGCCTAAAAAAGTTTCGCTTGTAGGTGATTATGAACTAAAAGTTTCTATTGACAAGAATCAAACAGAAGTGCAGTCACCTGTCTATCTTACGCTTATTTTAAAAGGAGTTGGTGCAATTCCAAAAAACATAAACCTAAAGCCAGTTATAGAAGATGTAAGAGTGTTTGATGATGAGCCAAAAGTATCTATTAATTATGATAAAGATGGAGTTCATTATGAAGGAAAATTTTCCTATGCGTTGCTTAGTGAAAAAGATTTTAAAATTCCAGCAATTGAAATAGATGGATTTTCTTATACAAAAAACCGAGTTTATAAGCTAAAAAGCTCTCCCTTGGTAATTTCAGTCAAGCCAGTAAATCTGAAGTCACTTGTAGATGAAAAAGATAATCCACAATCAATATATGAAAGTTTCTTAAAATTTAGAGAGTTGTTTGTTTATTTACTAATATTTGTAAGTGGGTACATAAGTGCCATACTAGTTAGCTCAATACAAAAATTTGGGTATAAAAGAAAAGAGGGTAATAGTTTTAAAAAGGAGGTTAAGTCTGCAAAAGATGCTAAAACACTTTTAAAACTGCTACTTAGAGAAGATAGTTTGCGCTATAGAGTTTGGATCGAGAAACTTGAGGTTGAAGTTTACCAAGGAGGAAGGTCAAACTTGAAAGAGATCAAGAGGGAGATTTTAAAGAGCCCTGCTTAATCTTTTTGTAGTAGACAGAGAAAAAAACCATCCATTGTTTCAGTTGGGAGAATGCGAACAGATTTGCTTACATCTTCGCAGAAACTCTTTTTTCCCCATTTAGTTAAGCCAGAAACAGAGTTTTCAATAGGTAACTGAATATTCAAAACTTCTAATTCTGGATGCTTTTTTAATGCTTTATCTATAACCATTTCATTCTCTTCAGGAGCAAAAGAGCAGGTTGCATAAAGAAGCTTTCCTTTA contains:
- a CDS encoding vWA domain-containing protein — protein: MRLLYPEFLWLLIPFALFAWLRFNEEKKSILPLHPKIVIDSKIKPIVRLAPFIALAWMLAALSRPVIQEKSTQVAPSLKTLYLAIDASASMQGVDRKPNRYIFAKEAIKKLVESDKSHKFALLAFTTNALIISPPTQDSELIRAALESFNREFILTHGTSLKSLLEMVAKMSGENKELVVFSDGGDSEDVGELIKIAQNNNIRIYGVACATKDGSKIRGCNGWLKDESGRLVVSVLNPQLEILSLKTGGALIDENTPDKIAQAIIENVEAVRLKKDNEEVRYRELFWIPLLFGIFFFLLGTISIKTFIVEKVGYNIKK
- a CDS encoding BrnT family toxin, whose translation is MEFEFDENKSKINKIKHGIDFIEAQKLWEQSDFIFFPAKEVNGEERYLLSAFLQDKCWSAIFTIRDGKIRIISVRRCRKNEKERIKL
- a CDS encoding tetratricopeptide repeat protein → MPLLLLIGINLEAGLLELYKLQQGYIAYQNRDYKEAKEKFLAINPPLLESRYALANSYYRLGAYKLAGRLYLKCKSKNPVIKQRIFYNLGNCAFKLGRYKSAKAYYIKALQIGFDEDAITNLQKVLFLEEQKKKRIEAKANKKVKAQSQSGSSDQKLESKSKKALSKNQSKMGEGSGTSKATKLTQINKNRSTHESVKRHPLSSKVYEMINKGYINEEKPW
- a CDS encoding BatD family protein, which codes for MKKNPGNFAFFQILFLVLPLLLFAKADFKYELHLNKHTAFVNEPIFLTFKVWQTDPKKIMFFEFAPVEDKSTFELKLLRQKSNKSLNGTSVTFEYLIFPKKPGKTLLNLFFLVKRTSEERLATNNTGEPVKAKAIDTTDTREVIKPLKLNIKPLPKKVSLVGDYELKVSIDKNQTEVQSPVYLTLILKGVGAIPKNINLKPVIEDVRVFDDEPKVSINYDKDGVHYEGKFSYALLSEKDFKIPAIEIDGFSYTKNRVYKLKSSPLVISVKPVNLKSLVDEKDNPQSIYESFLKFRELFVYLLIFVSGYISAILVSSIQKFGYKRKEGNSFKKEVKSAKDAKTLLKLLLREDSLRYRVWIEKLEVEVYQGGRSNLKEIKREILKSPA